The Gossypium hirsutum isolate 1008001.06 chromosome A03, Gossypium_hirsutum_v2.1, whole genome shotgun sequence genome contains the following window.
TTCAGCGCTTCACTTCCTAAGATTTGTGCTTTCAACATAAttttacatatacatatatatggcaATCAATTCTTTAGGATTTcttttttaagtatttaattttgaTGTCTTAGCGAAATAGGTTTAAGATGTGATCAACCTTCATCAACATTGATGCAGGtgtaggtttttttttagtttcctaATTTCCATTTGGACAAATCAAAGTTGGACAAGTTGAATGCTCTACCCTGACAAAGTTTTGATGCAGTAAGTAACCCATAAAGTAGTAACACTAATATCAACTATCTCACACACGACAAAACCTTATCACGTGCATCCAAGTCATATCAGCATAATTGTGAAATTTTcacctaaaattttacttaaattccactctaataaaaatattaaaactcaaatttaactttgacttaatttgaatgtttgtattaatttttttatattaatttttataatttttttaaaaaataatacatcaaaaatattaaaataatatatataacactaagataaatacaaatctctctataataataataaaattaataataaaataaaatagtgaaaaaaataaaataaaaaataaaaaaacaacatttTGTTTTTGCATATTGGTGTAGAGTGAGTTCAGACAAAAAAAATCTCtctaaatttaacttattttttaaataaatttttttacctaaatttaatttttgaacttatatttttacttaatcctttctattttcatatgaaaaattttaaacatgtcaTACAACttaatattatttcaaaaaatatataatatgaaaataaaaaagataaagaaCATAAATtatcactaaaaataaaatttactttgACAGAAATGCCCTTAAAACAGCCTATTAACCCTAATATAAAACCTTACGTTTGTCTTTCTCAAAACTCTGCAGTCGCAAAACCCTAAACCCTGCCTTTCCCTTCCTCAATCATCCAATGACGGAGCTGAAACTCTCCGAGAGCCGAGACCTGACCCGAATCGAACGCATTGGGGCTCATTCCCACATACGGGGCCTAGGCCTCGACTCCTCTCTGGAGCCCCGTGACGTCTCGGAAGGAATGGTGGGCCAAGCACAAGCTCGTAAAGCCGCCGGTGTCATCCTCCAAATGATCAAAGACGGTAAAATTGCTGGCCGTGCTATCTTATTAGCGGGACAACCTGGAACTGGCAAAACTGCCATTGCCATGGGCATGGCCAAATCTCTTGGCCTTGAAACCCCTTTCTCTATGCTCTCTGGCAGCGAAATCTTCTCCCTTGAGATGTCGAAAACCGAAGCTTTAATGCAAGCGTTTCGAAAGTCCATCGGAGTAAGAATCAAGGAAGAAACTGAAATAATCGAAGGCGAAGTCGTTGAAATCCAGATTGATCGGCCGGCAGTTTCAGGGGCGGCTTCAAAAACTGGGAAATTAACGCTTAAAACGACGGGTATGGAGACCATTTACGATTTGGGGGCGAAGATGATCGAGGCATTAGCGAAAGAGAAAGTGCAGAGTGGAGATGTGATAGCTATTGATAAAGCTTCAGGAAAAATAACGAAGCTTGGAAGGTCATTTTCAAGGTCGAGGGATTACGATGCTATGGGTCCGCAAACAAAGTTCGTGCAATGTCCAGACGGAGAGttgcagaaaagaaaagaagttgTCCATTCTGTTACGCTTCATGAGATCGATGTTATTAACAGCAGGTAAATTGGAGCTTATCTTTGGCAAAAATGTGTACCCTTTTCCTGATTTGCGGCTTTGTTGCTGAATTTAATATGATTTCTAgtctttttttaactttttctgtAACTAGAATAAGAAGTGGTTCTTCCATTGTTTATCTTCTGAAATTAGCGTAGAGCTGTTATGAACTGTTTTGCTTCTGAAGTAAAATATAAATAGGTTAACAAAAACTATGCCTGGATGGAGAAACCTGTAACATTTTGGAAGAATTAACCAGTTAGTTGATTTGATTTACATGTTTAAAGCAATCTAGTGATGATTCTATTCTGAAATTGGATGATGCATGTTAAGAGCTCTGGGTAGGGTTGAAGAAGGTTTAAACACAATTAGCTTGTAAATAGTTGATTCTTCACAATGGTTGCTGGTAGCTTCTTCCAACGTTTATGTCTTATGAACTCAAACGTATGTAGCGTTCCTTTATACCATCTCTATATATCTTTTGTCATGTTGTTCAAGCAAATATGATGGTACCATTGGCTTGTGATTATTAGGGAAGAATTTGTGCATGGCAGTTGTCTGGTATGAACATCATAACTTGTTGAAATTTATCTCCCTAGCGTAAAATTTATCCCTGGAAAACATTACTGTGAGCTCAATGTATGTATATCCGGTGCAACTTTTCTTTAGGTAGTATCTTTGTTAGTCTGCCTTATGGGATAATAGACTTAGAgaagttttatgttttatgttgttttaaaatagaaaatcatCTATTTTTAGTCATCATCTCATGTTTCATTATGTTTGAATTCAGAACACAGGGATTTCTAGCTCTTTTCTCTGGGGATACTGGTGAAATCCGTGCTGAGGTGAGAGAACAAATTGACACGAAGGTGGCAGAGTGGAGGGAGGAAGGGAAGGCTGAAATCGTGCCTGGTGTTCTCTTTATCGATGAGGTGCACATGCTTGATATCGAGTGCTTTTCTTTCCTGAACCGTGCTCTTGAGAATGAGATGGCCCCGATATTAGTCGTTGCTACAAATAGAGGAATAACTTCAATCCGTGGCACAAATTACAAATCCCCTCATGGAATTCCAATTGATCTTCTTGATAGACTACTAATCATCACTACTCAGCCTTATTCTGAGGATGAAATTCGTAAGATTCTAGACATCAGGTGCCAAGAGGAAGATGTAGAGATGTCTGAAGATGCAAAACAACTGTTGACCAAAATTGGGCACGAGACCTCCTTGAGATATGCTATCCATCTGATCACAGCTTCTGCATTGAATTGCCAGAAGCGAAAGGGGATGGTTGTGGAAGTGCAGGACATCACTCGTGTTTACAGTCTATTTCTAGATGTAAGGAGATCAACGCAGTACTTGATGGAGTACCAAAAAGAATACATGTTCAATGAAGCATCAATTGTTGATGGTGGGGATGGCGATGCCATGCATGATTGATAGTTCCTAGACTTTTGGTTATCCCATGGCGCTGCTGCAACTATTATTTGGTAGTTTCACAGTGAATTTGTATGCTATACCGAGTCTTAATCCCGTGGTAGTTTCTGTAAATGAAATTGTAGGATTTATGTCcggatgaattttttaattataacaaAAATGAACTTCCGTTTTCAATTGTCCTTCCAAGATTAATATAATGGCCTGTGGTCAGGAAGTTATGGGTTTTCTACCGCGTCTCAGATACTTGTCACACTGCTCTTTGCTATGACTATATCTTGATTTCATGGCAGACACAAGCCCTAAACGAATTGCATACAAGCATAATAACAGGAAACATATGAGCAATTCAAGCACTATTTGGCAAACATATATTTGACTGTGAGGATCAATTGAATATAATCTAAAACTCCAGCCATACGTATGTTTTTGTGACAGTTACAAGGACATCGTTGGTTGAGACTACCACAAATTTAAGTTgatcaaacaaaatttcatactattatttatttatctacttgttaaaccaaaataattataacttaGGAGTTTGGAAAACTTTTAAACCAATAAATATAATCTTTATTATcgtaattatcattttaaatattttttttattatgtatgagatttatcacatttataaataaaaaatttaattttattaacatatttgatttaataaattttataataaaatttaggaCACTTATAAACAAGAACCCttattctattaaaatatttttagtaaatgATCTGgtataacaataaaacaaaattaagttttatattaaattattttatatttattaaataaaaaattacttcaTATTGAGCTATTATGTTTCCATCAACCAATAAAGTAAAAAGAAGATATATTACTTTTAGTTTTAAatagcaaatttaattatttaactttatattttatatataaaattttatagataatacatttatataatttagtatattataattatattaattatacgaactattatgattaatttattaattattaaaaaaatagaatagggAAGAATTTAATTTACACTATATCAATTTTTATAGTTTGtacaaatgatttaataacaaataggaatatttcatgagcaatatgtttttaatgattaaaataattagttattattttaaatattatttctctTTATATGAAGtataataaatatgacaaaaatgctttatataaataatattatttctcTTTATAtgaagtaaattttttattttccctctaaaattttactccccaTTGACTTTCCcaattatatatactatttatattattaaattaaatttcacattttatattatttatattattgaattgtttagtcatattgaatatttatattaaaattgaattattaattataccataaaatattcgtgctaaaattttatattggtatcaatttcatattttatatttaaaataacttttattaaaaaaatcatattttttacatttaatattttttttaattccaaaatacaaagtgataagaatctgaagataattgaaacaactaagcaagcaaagaagctaacccgtatataaaaattaataaataaattatgaggtgatgaaagttaataaaaaatttgattaaggtggacaaattttattatgataggtgacagtggttacaagggcccaaaattattctttaaaatttaactcgaaaaaatatattcgattcgattcgattcgaattccatctcactcgaataaatatgattcgtcaactcgattaactcgaaattttttcattcgattcgatcgaacgctcacccctactaattacaataattaaaaatacattatttaaaaactaataaaaatactAAACATATGTTGCACGTAACCATAAAAACAAGTCTAATGTTCTCCACAAATAAGCAAATATTGCTTCTGTCACGTacttaaaataatatcatttgtCTATATAATTTTTGACACTTGacgattaaataattataaataaaaattaatttcaggCTAATTATAATTGTTCACTAAATCTAATTAATATATTCATTGGACTTTTTTTTTGTGAGgaagaaattcaattaattacaTCTTTTctattaaacatttttttaacttCCTCAACTCGGCTTAAAGTTAGACCCGAATTCGGGAGATTACACCGGCCATCAAGATGGCCCAATAAACTATCGGagtttttaaaacatttgtttattttggaAGAAACatagtctatttttagaaaaactcatgaattaaataaaattgattaagtttAACATTTTTCTTGTAGCGGTGATTTCCTTTAAATACTTAGCTAATTcctaatttatttattactcGAAATTTTAATTATAGTTTAGCAGCAGAAACAAAATATTCGACTTAGATTCAAATAAGTAAAATCAGAACAGTTTTAAGCTAAATTAACTCTACATCCATGTTTCGTTATCCTAAATTCATATTAAATAGCATGCATGCtaaataaactcaaaataaatgtCTCATGCCACAATTCAAATAAAGCGATACAGTTctcaaattaacaaaatttcaaataatcaatCTAAACTACTTTTATAGTAAAAAAATGTCAATTCGAGCCAAGTCCTCCATATGCCGTGTTCGCGTCCGAATCTGGTGAGTTATCTATAAAGatgtaaataaaataagagaGTGACCTATGAAGCTCAATGTGAATTCAATCACAAGAAAACCAATGCAAACAGTGGAAAAAGCATTCAGAATATCAACTCATAGAATAAATCGCAATTGGATATCAGAAGTGCAGAACAATTCATCAACATAATATCTTAGTGTTATAGCTATGTAAATGCTTATGAAttcaatgcaatttcaatttatcagAATAGGTCTTTCCCAACTCCACTACACACTATGGTAGGAGTTCTCCAAAACTCCCCTA
Protein-coding sequences here:
- the LOC107886128 gene encoding ruvB-like 2, encoding MTELKLSESRDLTRIERIGAHSHIRGLGLDSSLEPRDVSEGMVGQAQARKAAGVILQMIKDGKIAGRAILLAGQPGTGKTAIAMGMAKSLGLETPFSMLSGSEIFSLEMSKTEALMQAFRKSIGVRIKEETEIIEGEVVEIQIDRPAVSGAASKTGKLTLKTTGMETIYDLGAKMIEALAKEKVQSGDVIAIDKASGKITKLGRSFSRSRDYDAMGPQTKFVQCPDGELQKRKEVVHSVTLHEIDVINSRTQGFLALFSGDTGEIRAEVREQIDTKVAEWREEGKAEIVPGVLFIDEVHMLDIECFSFLNRALENEMAPILVVATNRGITSIRGTNYKSPHGIPIDLLDRLLIITTQPYSEDEIRKILDIRCQEEDVEMSEDAKQLLTKIGHETSLRYAIHLITASALNCQKRKGMVVEVQDITRVYSLFLDVRRSTQYLMEYQKEYMFNEASIVDGGDGDAMHD